A single Thiohalobacter thiocyanaticus DNA region contains:
- the gatA gene encoding Asp-tRNA(Asn)/Glu-tRNA(Gln) amidotransferase subunit GatA: protein MHTKTLAELARGLRDRSFSSEELTRHYLERIKRLDGGLNGFITLCEDAALARAREADIQLASGRPGPLTGIPFAHKDIFCTDGVKTSCGSRMLDNFIAPYDATVTARFKQAGAVMLGKTNMDEFAMGSSNETSHYGPVKNPWDTNTVPGGSSGGSAAVVAARLAPAATGTDTGGSIRQPAALCGITGLKPTYGRVSRYGMIAFASSLDQAGPMAASAEDAALLLQVMAGFDPKDSTCVDRPVDDYSAGLNNDLEGLRIGLPKEYFGEGLDTGTAKAVEAAIAELKKLGAEPVEISLPNAGLAVPTYYVVAPAECSSNLSRFDGVRFGYRCENPRDLEDLYKRSRGEGFGPEVKRRIMIGTYALSAGYYDAYYLKAQQARHLIADDFRAAFEQVDVIAGPTAPNTAFRLGEKVDDPVTMYLSDVFTIAVNLAGLPGMSIPAGFVEELPVGLQLIGNYFDEARLLSVAHRYQQVTDWHRRVPKGYE, encoded by the coding sequence ATGCATACCAAAACCCTGGCCGAACTGGCCCGCGGTCTGCGCGACCGGTCCTTCTCCAGCGAGGAACTGACCCGCCACTATCTCGAGCGTATCAAACGCCTCGATGGCGGGCTCAATGGTTTCATCACCCTGTGCGAGGACGCCGCCCTGGCCCGGGCGCGCGAGGCCGACATCCAGCTGGCCTCCGGCAGACCCGGGCCGCTCACCGGCATTCCCTTCGCCCACAAGGACATCTTCTGCACCGACGGGGTGAAGACCAGCTGCGGCTCGCGCATGCTGGACAACTTCATCGCCCCCTACGACGCCACCGTCACCGCCCGCTTCAAGCAGGCCGGGGCGGTCATGCTGGGCAAGACCAACATGGATGAGTTCGCCATGGGCTCGTCCAATGAAACCAGCCACTACGGTCCGGTAAAGAATCCCTGGGATACGAATACCGTCCCGGGCGGTTCCTCCGGCGGCTCGGCCGCGGTGGTCGCCGCGCGCCTGGCGCCGGCGGCCACCGGCACCGACACCGGCGGCTCCATCCGCCAGCCGGCGGCCCTGTGCGGCATCACCGGGCTGAAGCCCACCTATGGGCGGGTGTCGCGCTACGGCATGATCGCCTTCGCCTCCAGCCTGGACCAGGCCGGCCCCATGGCCGCCAGCGCCGAGGACGCCGCGCTGCTGCTGCAGGTCATGGCCGGTTTCGATCCGAAGGATTCCACCTGCGTGGACCGGCCGGTGGACGACTACAGCGCCGGTCTGAACAACGACCTCGAGGGTCTGAGGATCGGCCTGCCGAAGGAATATTTCGGCGAGGGGCTGGACACCGGCACGGCGAAGGCGGTGGAGGCCGCCATCGCGGAGTTGAAGAAGCTCGGTGCCGAGCCGGTGGAGATCAGTCTGCCCAATGCCGGCCTTGCTGTGCCCACCTATTATGTGGTCGCCCCGGCCGAGTGTTCCTCCAACCTGTCGCGCTTCGACGGCGTGCGCTTCGGCTATCGCTGCGAGAACCCGCGTGACCTGGAGGACCTGTACAAGCGCTCCCGCGGCGAGGGCTTCGGCCCCGAGGTCAAGCGCCGCATCATGATCGGCACCTACGCCCTGTCGGCCGGCTACTACGACGCCTATTACCTCAAGGCGCAGCAGGCGCGGCATCTGATCGCGGACGATTTCCGGGCGGCGTTCGAGCAGGTCGACGTCATTGCCGGTCCGACCGCCCCGAACACGGCCTTCCGCCTCGGCGAGAAGGTGGACGACCCGGTGACCATGTACCTGTCGGACGTGTTCACCATCGCCGTCAACCTGGCCGGCCTGCCCGGCATGTCGATCCCGGCCGGCTTCGTCGAGGAACTGCCGGTGGGGCTGCAGCTGATCGGCAACTATTTCGACGAGGCCCGGTTGCTGAGCGTGGCGCACCGCTACCAGCAGGTCACCGACTGGCATAGGCGCGTGCCGAAGGGCTATGAGTGA
- the gatC gene encoding Asp-tRNA(Asn)/Glu-tRNA(Gln) amidotransferase subunit GatC, with product MALKPAEVEKIAHLARLAIDPADVEGYARNLSDILAFVEQLEAVDTGDVTPMAHPLEATQRLRPDAVTETDQRTHFQASAPAVEAGLYLVPRVIE from the coding sequence ATGGCCCTGAAGCCAGCGGAAGTGGAAAAGATCGCGCATCTGGCCCGGCTGGCCATCGATCCGGCCGATGTCGAGGGCTATGCCCGCAACCTGTCCGATATCCTGGCCTTCGTCGAGCAGCTTGAAGCGGTGGATACCGGCGATGTGACCCCGATGGCGCATCCCCTGGAGGCGACCCAGCGCCTGCGCCCGGACGCCGTCACCGAGACTGATCAGCGCACGCACTTCCAGGCCAGCGCCCCGGCCGTCGAGGCCGGCCTGTACCTGGTGCCGCGCGTCATCGAGTAA
- a CDS encoding rod shape-determining protein, which yields MLGFKRLVGIFSEDLSIDLGTANTLIYVRGRGIVLNEPSVVAIRQDRGPGGPKSIAAVGIEAKRMLGRTPGNITAIRPLKDGVIADFTVTEKMLQHFIHKVHEGRFFRPSPRVLICVPCGSTQVERRAIKESAAGAGAREVYLIEEPMAAAIGAGMPVDEASGSMVLDIGGGTSEVAVISLNGIVYSSSVRIGGDRFDEAIINYVRRNYGTLIGESTAERIKHEIGSAYPGNEVKELEVKGRNLAQGVPRSFTLNSNEILEALQEPLSGIVSAVKTALEQTPPELGADVAERGIVLTGGSALLRDLDRLLMEETGLPVVVADDPLTCVARGGGRALEMMDERGGDVFSLEG from the coding sequence ATGCTGGGTTTCAAACGTCTCGTCGGGATCTTCTCGGAAGATCTCTCCATCGACCTGGGCACGGCCAACACCTTAATCTATGTCCGCGGGCGCGGCATCGTGCTCAACGAGCCCTCCGTCGTCGCCATCCGTCAGGACCGCGGCCCGGGCGGCCCCAAGAGCATCGCCGCCGTCGGCATCGAGGCCAAGCGCATGCTCGGCCGCACCCCGGGCAACATCACCGCCATCCGCCCGCTCAAGGACGGCGTGATCGCCGATTTCACCGTCACCGAGAAGATGCTCCAGCACTTCATCCACAAGGTGCACGAGGGCCGCTTCTTCCGGCCCAGCCCGCGGGTGCTGATCTGCGTACCCTGCGGTTCCACCCAGGTCGAGCGCCGCGCCATCAAGGAATCGGCCGCCGGCGCCGGGGCCCGCGAGGTCTACCTGATCGAGGAGCCGATGGCCGCAGCCATCGGCGCCGGCATGCCGGTCGACGAGGCCAGCGGCTCCATGGTGCTGGACATCGGCGGCGGCACCTCCGAGGTGGCCGTGATCTCATTGAACGGCATCGTCTACTCCTCCTCCGTACGCATCGGCGGCGACCGTTTCGACGAGGCCATCATCAACTACGTGCGCCGCAACTACGGTACCCTGATCGGCGAATCCACCGCCGAACGCATCAAGCACGAGATCGGCTCGGCCTACCCGGGCAACGAGGTCAAGGAACTGGAGGTCAAGGGCCGCAACCTGGCCCAGGGCGTGCCGCGCAGCTTCACCCTGAACAGCAACGAGATCCTCGAGGCCCTGCAGGAGCCGCTGTCCGGCATCGTCAGCGCGGTCAAGACGGCGCTGGAACAGACCCCGCCGGAACTGGGCGCGGACGTGGCCGAGCGCGGCATCGTGCTCACCGGCGGCAGCGCCCTGCTGCGCGATCTGGACCGGCTGCTGATGGAGGAAACCGGCCTGCCGGTGGTGGTCGCCGACGATCCGCTCACCTGCGTGGCCCGCGGCGGCGGCCGCGCCCTGGAGATGATGGACGAGCGCGGCGGGGACGTATTCTCGCTGGAGGGGTGA
- the mreC gene encoding rod shape-determining protein MreC — MVFVFASILLMTLDQRQQHLDSLRSALSVVVFPIQWLVDLPAASQDWFQETLSSRRTLQEENARLRTEQLILKAELQKLEALEAENLRLRELLDSSFKVRERVLIAEIMAVDLDPYRHQILLNKGRYADLYTGQPLVDANGVMGQVIQAGPFSATAMLITDPAHAVPVQVNRNGLRSIALGTGSLTSLSLPYLPNNADIESGDLLITSGLGGRFPPGYPVAEVQSVIRDPGESFAQVFARPLAELNRSREVLLVWSQGEAGMDPAATEPAADEPAGESTP, encoded by the coding sequence GTGGTCTTCGTCTTCGCCTCCATCCTCCTGATGACCCTCGATCAGCGCCAGCAGCATCTGGACAGCCTGCGTTCGGCCCTGTCGGTGGTGGTCTTCCCCATTCAATGGCTGGTCGATCTGCCGGCGGCCAGCCAGGACTGGTTTCAGGAGACCCTCTCCAGCCGCCGGACGCTGCAGGAGGAAAACGCCCGCCTGCGCACCGAGCAGCTCATTCTCAAGGCGGAACTGCAGAAACTGGAGGCGCTGGAGGCAGAAAATCTGCGCCTGCGTGAACTGCTGGACTCTTCCTTCAAGGTCCGTGAACGGGTCCTGATCGCCGAGATCATGGCCGTGGACCTGGACCCCTATCGCCACCAGATTCTGCTCAACAAGGGGCGCTATGCCGATCTCTACACCGGCCAGCCACTGGTCGATGCCAATGGGGTGATGGGGCAGGTGATCCAGGCCGGGCCCTTTTCCGCCACCGCCATGCTCATCACCGATCCCGCCCACGCCGTACCGGTGCAGGTCAACCGCAACGGCCTGCGCAGCATCGCCCTGGGCACCGGCTCACTGACCAGCCTGTCCCTGCCCTATCTGCCCAACAACGCCGACATCGAATCCGGTGATCTGCTGATCACCTCGGGACTCGGCGGCCGCTTCCCCCCCGGCTACCCGGTGGCGGAGGTACAGAGCGTGATCCGCGACCCGGGCGAGTCCTTTGCTCAGGTCTTCGCCCGGCCGCTGGCCGAACTCAATCGCAGCCGCGAGGTGCTGCTGGTCTGGTCCCAGGGCGAGGCCGGCATGGATCCGGCCGCAACGGAACCGGCCGCAGACGAACCTGCCGGGGAATCGACACCATGA
- the mreD gene encoding rod shape-determining protein MreD produces MSTLVRHQGGGVILLSLLIGLVLGIVPLPRVLELYRPDWALLILLYWSLALPQRIGVGIAWLTGLFQDVLTATLLGQHALAYAVASYLIINLHQRLRLHPLWQQSLSILVLLMLAQLIIFWINGIIGRPIQSWLYWLPSVVGAALWPAVFVLLRGLRRAFHVS; encoded by the coding sequence ATGAGCACACTGGTTCGACACCAGGGCGGCGGCGTGATCCTGCTCAGCCTGCTGATCGGCCTGGTCCTCGGCATCGTGCCGCTGCCGCGCGTGCTGGAACTCTACCGCCCGGACTGGGCATTGCTGATCCTGCTGTACTGGAGCCTGGCCCTGCCGCAGCGCATCGGTGTGGGCATCGCCTGGCTGACCGGGCTGTTCCAGGATGTGCTCACCGCCACCCTGCTGGGTCAGCATGCCCTGGCCTATGCCGTGGCCAGCTACCTCATCATCAACCTGCACCAGCGACTGCGTCTGCACCCCCTGTGGCAGCAGAGCCTGAGCATCCTGGTGCTGCTGATGCTGGCCCAGCTGATCATCTTCTGGATCAACGGCATCATCGGCCGGCCGATCCAGTCCTGGCTGTACTGGCTGCCCTCGGTGGTGGGCGCGGCCCTGTGGCCGGCCGTGTTCGTGCTGCTGCGGGGGCTGCGCCGCGCCTTCCACGTCAGCTGA
- the mrdA gene encoding penicillin-binding protein 2, which produces MARRITLKDNLQESRLFLRRTLAAILVVFLLLLVLLGRLAYLQIVSHEHFRTLSEDNRVRIEPVPPTRGLIFDRNGVLLAVNLPSYRLDIVPEQVDDLDTTLDRLGELIEIRAQDLERFHRLRQRMHRFEGVPLRLHLNDQEVARFAINRHRFQGVDIQAGLTRHYPLRSQAAHAVGYVGRINENDLQVLDEKNYRGTTHTGKTGIEKTYEDVLHGTVGYQQLETNAQGRTLRVLERQSPLPGSDLYLTLDARLQAAAEAAFGEFNGSAVAINPRDGSVLALVSLPGFDPNPFVKGIEYDRYQALQRNPDQPLFNRALRGQYPPGSTLKPFVGLAGLELGVIRPDSHVFCPGFYTLPGKERLYRDWKRSGHGHMDLHDSIVQSCDVYFYDLARSLGIDRMHDFLAQFGFGERTGIDIVGELPGLLPSSEWKRRARNEPWFPGETLISGIGQGFNLTTPVQLAAATAALATYGDFYQPHLVKALHAPGSPGLQPVFQPQAQRIPHSDIRNWDEVIQGMIDVVHGPRGTARAIGEGLGYRIGGKTGTAQVFSMPQEEDYEYDPEEIAFRLRDHALFIAFAPVDNPRIAVAVVVENGGSGSGVAAPIARKILDRYFADHPLEQASTDNDGQP; this is translated from the coding sequence GTGGCACGCAGGATCACACTCAAGGACAACCTCCAGGAAAGCCGCCTGTTCCTGCGTCGCACCCTGGCCGCCATCCTGGTCGTCTTCCTGCTGCTGCTGGTCCTGCTGGGCCGGCTGGCCTATCTGCAGATCGTCTCCCACGAGCATTTCCGTACCCTGTCCGAGGACAACCGGGTCCGCATCGAGCCTGTGCCTCCCACCCGTGGACTGATCTTCGACCGCAACGGCGTGCTGCTGGCCGTGAACCTGCCTTCCTACCGGCTGGACATCGTCCCCGAACAGGTCGATGACCTGGATACCACCCTGGACCGGCTGGGCGAGCTGATCGAGATCCGGGCGCAGGACCTCGAGCGTTTCCACCGCCTGCGCCAGCGCATGCACCGTTTCGAGGGCGTGCCGCTGCGGCTGCATCTCAACGACCAGGAAGTGGCCCGTTTCGCCATCAATCGGCATCGCTTCCAGGGCGTGGACATCCAGGCCGGCCTGACCCGCCACTATCCCCTGCGCAGCCAGGCCGCTCACGCCGTCGGCTATGTCGGTCGCATCAACGAAAACGACCTGCAGGTACTGGACGAGAAGAACTACCGCGGCACCACCCATACCGGCAAGACCGGCATCGAGAAGACCTACGAGGACGTCCTGCACGGCACGGTCGGCTACCAGCAGCTGGAAACCAATGCCCAGGGCCGCACCCTGCGGGTACTCGAACGTCAGTCCCCGCTCCCCGGCAGCGACCTCTATCTCACCCTCGACGCCCGACTGCAGGCCGCCGCCGAGGCCGCCTTCGGCGAATTCAACGGCTCGGCGGTGGCCATAAACCCGCGCGACGGCTCGGTGCTGGCGCTGGTCAGCCTGCCGGGCTTCGACCCCAACCCCTTCGTCAAGGGCATCGAATACGACCGCTACCAGGCGCTGCAGCGCAACCCCGATCAGCCCCTGTTCAACCGCGCCCTGCGCGGCCAGTATCCGCCCGGCTCCACGCTCAAGCCCTTCGTCGGTCTGGCCGGGCTGGAACTGGGCGTGATCCGTCCGGACAGCCATGTCTTCTGCCCCGGCTTCTATACCCTGCCCGGCAAGGAACGCCTGTATCGCGACTGGAAACGCAGCGGCCATGGCCACATGGACCTGCACGACTCCATCGTGCAGTCCTGCGATGTCTATTTCTACGACCTGGCCCGCTCGCTGGGCATCGATCGCATGCACGACTTTCTCGCACAGTTCGGGTTCGGCGAACGCACCGGCATCGATATCGTCGGCGAACTGCCCGGGCTGCTGCCCTCCAGCGAATGGAAGCGCCGGGCCAGAAACGAACCCTGGTTTCCGGGCGAGACCCTGATCAGCGGCATCGGCCAGGGCTTCAACCTGACCACCCCGGTGCAGCTGGCCGCCGCCACCGCGGCACTCGCCACCTATGGCGACTTCTATCAGCCGCACCTGGTCAAGGCGCTGCACGCACCCGGCAGTCCCGGCCTGCAGCCGGTATTCCAGCCCCAGGCCCAGCGCATCCCGCACTCGGACATCCGCAACTGGGACGAGGTCATCCAGGGCATGATCGATGTGGTGCACGGGCCGCGCGGCACGGCCCGCGCCATCGGAGAGGGGCTGGGTTACCGCATCGGCGGCAAGACCGGCACGGCACAGGTATTCAGCATGCCGCAGGAGGAGGACTACGAATACGATCCCGAGGAGATCGCCTTCCGCCTGCGCGACCACGCCCTGTTCATCGCCTTTGCCCCGGTCGACAATCCGCGCATCGCGGTGGCGGTCGTGGTGGAGAACGGCGGTTCCGGCAGCGGCGTGGCCGCGCCGATCGCGCGCAAGATCCTGGACCGCTATTTCGCGGACCATCCTCTGGAACAGGCATCCACGGACAATGACGGACAACCATGA
- the rodA gene encoding rod shape-determining protein RodA: protein MEINPGSGTRRTLMQRLHLDGMLLLGLLGLCMLGLVVLYSASGQSDAVLQRQLIRLGLAFVVMFVVAQIPPSLLHRWTPWLFGAGIGLLVAVLVIGDVGKGAQRWLDLGVIRFQPSEVMKLLVPMMIAWFLADARLPPDAKRLLGAGLLIIIPTVLVARQPDLGTSLLIASAGFFVLFLAGLSWRLLAGLGVLAGALLPVLWYFMHDYQRQRVITFLNPEQDPLGAGYHIIQSKIAIGSGGLYGKGWLNGTQSHLEFLPERSTDFIFAVLAEEFGLVGVLLLLGIYAFILLRGLYLATRAQDTFTRLLGGSLSLTFFVYLIVNTGMVTGLLPVVGLPLPLVSYGGTSMVTLLAGFGMLMSIHTHRRLLQS from the coding sequence ATGGAAATCAACCCCGGCTCCGGCACCCGACGCACCCTGATGCAGCGCCTGCACCTGGACGGCATGCTGTTGCTGGGCCTGCTCGGCCTGTGCATGCTGGGCCTGGTGGTGCTCTACAGCGCTTCGGGCCAGAGCGATGCCGTACTCCAGCGCCAACTCATCCGTCTCGGCCTGGCCTTCGTGGTCATGTTCGTGGTGGCGCAGATCCCGCCCTCGCTGCTGCACCGCTGGACGCCCTGGCTGTTCGGCGCCGGCATCGGCCTGCTGGTGGCGGTACTGGTGATCGGGGATGTCGGCAAGGGCGCCCAACGCTGGCTTGATCTGGGCGTGATCCGCTTTCAGCCCTCGGAGGTGATGAAACTGCTGGTGCCGATGATGATCGCCTGGTTCCTGGCCGATGCCCGGCTGCCGCCCGACGCCAAACGGCTGCTGGGTGCCGGACTGCTGATCATCATTCCCACCGTGTTGGTCGCCCGCCAGCCGGATCTGGGCACCTCGCTGCTGATCGCCAGCGCCGGCTTCTTCGTCCTGTTCCTGGCCGGACTGTCCTGGCGGCTGCTGGCCGGCCTGGGCGTGCTGGCCGGCGCCCTGCTGCCGGTGCTGTGGTACTTCATGCACGACTACCAGCGCCAGCGGGTGATCACCTTCCTCAATCCGGAGCAGGACCCGCTGGGCGCGGGCTATCACATCATCCAGTCCAAGATCGCCATCGGCTCGGGCGGCCTGTACGGCAAGGGCTGGCTCAACGGCACCCAGTCGCACCTGGAGTTCCTGCCCGAGCGCTCGACCGACTTCATCTTCGCCGTGCTGGCCGAGGAATTCGGCCTGGTCGGAGTGCTGCTGCTGCTCGGGATCTACGCCTTCATCCTGCTGCGCGGCCTGTATCTGGCCACCCGCGCCCAGGACACCTTCACCCGCCTGCTCGGCGGCAGCCTGTCGCTGACCTTCTTCGTCTACCTGATCGTCAACACCGGCATGGTCACCGGCCTGCTGCCGGTGGTCGGGCTACCGCTGCCCCTGGTCAGCTATGGCGGCACCTCGATGGTGACCCTGCTGGCCGGATTCGGTATGCTGATGTCCATACACACCCACCGCAGATTGCTGCAGAGTTAA
- the mltB gene encoding lytic murein transglycosylase B: protein MRQSLILALLALLSGPAGAASYADHPQADAFVQELVAAGFEADEVRGWLRAAEKKQSILDAISRPAEAKPWFEYRPIFVNRERIELGAIYWDEHETILDRVEQELGVDPHVIVAIVGVETRYGRHAGRYRVLDALATLGFDYPPRADFFRRELHQFFLLSREEGIDMADALGSYAGAMGHGQFIPSSYRHYAVDFDQDGQRNLWHSPEDILGSVGNYLQVHGWEHSAPVAIPARVEGKAHEQLLEAGIKPSVRADELSRYGVSPQAAIAPDAEVGLIALETATGQEYWVIFNNFYVITRYNRSPLYAMAVHQLSRAIAERREQGRVQE, encoded by the coding sequence ATGCGCCAGTCCCTGATTCTCGCCCTGCTCGCCCTGCTCTCTGGCCCGGCCGGCGCCGCATCCTATGCCGATCACCCACAGGCCGACGCCTTCGTGCAGGAACTGGTCGCCGCCGGCTTCGAGGCCGACGAGGTACGCGGCTGGCTGCGCGCGGCGGAGAAGAAGCAGAGCATCCTGGACGCGATTTCGCGGCCGGCCGAGGCCAAGCCCTGGTTCGAGTACCGCCCCATCTTCGTCAATCGCGAACGCATCGAACTCGGCGCCATCTACTGGGATGAGCACGAGACCATCCTGGACCGGGTCGAGCAGGAACTCGGCGTCGACCCCCACGTGATCGTCGCCATCGTCGGCGTCGAGACCCGCTACGGCCGACACGCCGGCCGCTACCGGGTGCTGGATGCGCTGGCCACCCTGGGCTTTGACTACCCGCCCCGGGCCGACTTCTTCCGCAGGGAACTGCATCAGTTCTTCCTGCTCAGCCGCGAGGAAGGCATCGACATGGCCGATGCCCTGGGTTCCTACGCCGGCGCCATGGGCCATGGCCAGTTCATCCCCAGCAGCTACCGCCACTATGCGGTGGACTTCGACCAGGACGGCCAGCGCAACCTGTGGCACAGCCCCGAGGACATCCTCGGCAGCGTGGGCAATTACCTGCAGGTACACGGCTGGGAACACAGCGCGCCGGTGGCCATACCGGCCCGGGTCGAGGGCAAGGCACATGAGCAGCTGCTGGAAGCCGGGATCAAGCCGAGCGTCCGCGCCGACGAACTGAGCCGATACGGGGTCAGCCCCCAGGCGGCCATCGCCCCGGATGCCGAGGTGGGCCTGATCGCGCTCGAGACCGCCACCGGCCAGGAGTACTGGGTAATATTCAACAATTTCTATGTCATCACCCGTTACAACCGCAGCCCGCTCTACGCCATGGCGGTACACCAGCTTTCGCGCGCCATCGCCGAGCGGCGCGAACAGGGACGGGTGCAGGAATAG
- a CDS encoding septal ring lytic transglycosylase RlpA family protein translates to MSVTRPLLYGLIALLLSACGGGAYVDRDGAPGRDVDVASIPDAVPRHEPRSRYGNPSSYEVFGKRYYVMDSSHGYAERGIASWYGTKFHGRRTSSGEPYDMYAMTAAHKSLPLPTYARVTNLRNGRSIVVKINDRGPFHEGRIIDLSYVAAKKLDIVATGTAPVEVVALNPGQSEPQLRSASAAPRPAVMPARDGNPDLYLQVGAFSSRHNAERLSHRLQDIDLPGIEIQQGYSDQRPVFRVRIGPLASIEDADRMAESLTRFGIQRPHVVVD, encoded by the coding sequence ATGTCCGTCACACGCCCTCTTCTCTATGGCCTGATCGCCCTGCTGCTGAGCGCCTGCGGCGGCGGGGCCTATGTCGACCGCGACGGCGCGCCCGGCCGCGATGTGGATGTGGCCTCCATCCCCGACGCCGTCCCGCGACATGAGCCCCGCAGCCGCTACGGCAACCCCAGTTCCTACGAGGTCTTCGGCAAGCGCTATTACGTCATGGACTCGAGCCATGGCTATGCCGAGCGCGGCATCGCCTCCTGGTACGGCACCAAGTTCCACGGCCGACGCACCTCCAGCGGCGAGCCCTACGACATGTACGCCATGACCGCCGCCCACAAGAGCCTGCCGCTGCCCACCTACGCCCGCGTGACCAACCTGCGCAACGGCCGCTCCATCGTGGTCAAGATCAACGATCGCGGCCCCTTCCACGAGGGCCGCATCATCGACCTGTCCTATGTGGCAGCGAAGAAACTCGATATCGTCGCCACCGGTACGGCCCCGGTCGAGGTCGTGGCCCTGAATCCGGGCCAGTCCGAACCGCAGCTGCGCAGCGCCAGCGCCGCCCCCCGGCCGGCAGTGATGCCGGCCCGCGATGGCAACCCCGATCTGTACCTGCAGGTGGGCGCCTTCAGTTCCCGCCACAATGCCGAACGGCTGAGCCACCGGCTGCAGGACATCGACCTGCCCGGGATCGAGATCCAGCAGGGCTACAGCGACCAGCGCCCGGTGTTCCGCGTGCGCATCGGCCCGCTCGCCAGCATCGAGGATGCCGACCGCATGGCCGAATCCCTGACCCGTTTCGGCATCCAGCGCCCCCACGTCGTGGTAGACTAG
- a CDS encoding D-alanyl-D-alanine carboxypeptidase family protein: MMKSFLHFAHSFLTLLLLLSFQTAAAAPMPVPKAPEVGAESYLLIDHHSGQVLAEKNSHNPVEPASITKMMAVYVVFKELQKGALSLEDQVRVSERAWRMPGSRMFIEVGNRVSVEDLLKGVIVQSGNDATVALAEHIAGSEDTFAEYMNKYAADLGLENSHFTNSTGLPDPEHYMSAADIARVARALIQEFPEHYQWYSQKSFTYNDITQHNRNKLLWRDASVDGIKTGHTEAAGYCLVTSAQREDMRLISVVLGTGSEEARADASQALLNYGFRFFETHKLYDAGAKLVDARVWKGASEVLPLGVETPLYLTIPRGRYEDLQANVQRAPRIIAPVAAGERQGSLVINLDGNALTEVPLVALESVAEGSFWQRTVDEVWLYFE, encoded by the coding sequence ATGATGAAATCCTTTCTGCACTTCGCCCACAGCTTCCTGACCCTCCTGCTCCTGCTGTCCTTCCAGACTGCCGCCGCCGCCCCCATGCCGGTGCCCAAGGCCCCCGAAGTGGGTGCCGAATCCTACCTGCTGATCGATCATCACAGCGGTCAGGTACTGGCGGAGAAGAACAGTCACAACCCGGTGGAGCCGGCCAGCATCACCAAGATGATGGCCGTCTATGTGGTGTTCAAGGAATTACAGAAGGGGGCCCTGAGCCTCGAGGATCAGGTCAGGGTCAGCGAGCGCGCCTGGCGCATGCCCGGCTCGCGCATGTTCATCGAGGTGGGCAACCGGGTCAGCGTCGAGGACCTGCTCAAGGGCGTGATCGTCCAGAGCGGCAACGACGCCACCGTGGCGCTGGCCGAGCATATCGCCGGCAGCGAGGACACCTTCGCCGAATACATGAACAAATACGCCGCGGACCTGGGCCTGGAGAACAGCCACTTCACCAACAGTACCGGCCTGCCGGACCCGGAGCATTACATGTCCGCGGCCGATATCGCCAGGGTGGCCCGCGCCCTGATCCAGGAGTTTCCCGAGCACTACCAGTGGTACTCGCAGAAAAGTTTCACCTACAACGACATTACCCAGCACAACCGCAACAAGCTGCTGTGGCGCGACGCCTCGGTCGACGGCATCAAGACCGGCCACACCGAGGCGGCCGGCTACTGCCTGGTCACTTCCGCCCAGCGCGAGGACATGCGCCTGATCTCGGTGGTGCTCGGCACCGGCAGCGAGGAGGCGCGCGCCGACGCCAGCCAGGCCCTGCTCAACTACGGTTTCCGCTTCTTCGAGACGCACAAGCTCTACGATGCCGGCGCCAAGCTGGTCGACGCCCGGGTGTGGAAGGGTGCCAGCGAAGTCCTGCCGCTCGGCGTGGAGACCCCGCTGTATCTGACCATTCCGCGCGGCCGCTATGAAGACCTGCAGGCCAATGTGCAGCGGGCCCCGCGCATCATCGCACCGGTCGCCGCCGGTGAACGCCAGGGCAGCCTGGTTATCAACCTGGATGGCAATGCACTGACCGAGGTGCCGCTGGTGGCGCTGGAATCCGTGGCCGAAGGCTCCTTCTGGCAGCGCACGGTGGATGAGGTGTGGTTGTATTTCGAGTGA